Genomic DNA from Pirellulales bacterium:
CTGAACGTGAACTAACTCTGCATGAGCAGCGGCTTGGGGCGGTGCTCGCGGTGATTCGTTCGACAGGAGCAAAACGAGTCGTCGACTTGGGCTGCGGCGAGGGAAAGCTGCTCCGCGAACTGCTTGCCGACCAACAGTTCACTGAGATTCTCGGCATGGACGTGTCTGTCCGGTCGCTGGAAATTGCTCATCGGCGATTGAAACTCGACCGGCTCCCGGAGCGACAGCGGGAGCGAATTCGGCTGGTCCACGGGGCACTTACCTACCGCGACGCGAGGCTAAACAACTTTGACGCCGCTGCGATTGTCGAAGTTATCGAGCACCTTGACCTACCCAGGCTGAAGGCTTTCGAGCGAGTCGTGTTCGAGCATGCCCGGCCACGTACCGTCGTATTGACGACACCAAACCGTGAATACAACGTCGTGTGGGAGTCGCTCCCCGCCGGAGAGATGCGACATAGCGACCACCGTTTCGAATGGTCACGGAAAGAGTTTGAGGAGTGGGCTTGTGGAATTGCGGAACGATTCGGGTATTCAACTCGCTTCCTTCCAATTGGGCCAGACGAGCCTGGAGTGGGTCCACCGTCGCAAATGGCAGTTTTCACTGACGTGTCAAGCACACAACTGATTTGAATGGCTACTTTCTCGATTCCCAACTTGTCGCTTGTTGCGCTCATCGGCCCCAGTGGGGCTGGCAAGAGCACGTTTGCACGCAAGCACTTTCTGGCAACGGAAGTACTTTCAAGCGACTACTGTCGTGGCTTGGTCAGCGATGACGAAAACAGTCAAGCGGCGACCACCGACGCGTTTGAGGTGCTGCACTACATCGCGGCAAAGCGACTGGCTACCGGTCGATTGACGGTCGTCGACGCGACCAACGTGCAGCAAGAAGCTCGGCAGCCGCTCGTGACGCTCGCCCGTAAGTATCACGTTCTGCCAGTCGCCATTGTCTTTAACCTGCCGGAGGACGTATGTCAGGAGCGGAATCGCGACCGTCCTGACCGGGACTTTGGGCCGCACGTAATTCGTCAGCAACGCTCGCAACTGCGACGGTCCATGAAGGCACTAAAGCGGGAAGGTTTCCGGCACGTCTTTGTCTTGGAGTCGCCGGATGAAGTCGATGCCACTTCGATTGAACGGACTCCGCTTTGGAACGACAAGCGACACGAGCACGGTCCCTTCGATTTTATTGGTGACGTGCATGGCTGCTGTGAGGAACTGGAAGAGCTTCTCGTCGCACTTGGATATGAGGGTGGTCGCCTCGACAACTCCGGACTCGGCTGGTCGAGCTTGACATACGCCCATCCAGAAGGCCGCAAGGCCGTTTTTGTCGGCGACTTGGTGGACCGAGGCCCTCGCATTGTTGATTCGCTGAGCCTTGTTCGGAATATGGTTGCAACAGGGGCAGCCCTCTGCGTTCCAGGTAACCACGATATGAAGCTGCTCAGGAAGCTACGCGGGAAGGACGTTCAAATATCGCACGGTTTGGCCAATTCGCTCGCGGAAATAGAGGCGATTGATGAGGCAGTGAGAGGAGTGTTCGTCAAAGAACTGTCAGCGTTTCTCGATGGGCTCGTCAGTCACTATGTTTTGGATAGTGGTCGAATTGTGGTCGCACACGCGGGCATGAAAGAGTCGATGCAGGGTCGTGGTTCAGGGATAGTGAGGAACTTTGCTCTCTACGGGGAGACTACCGGCGAGACCGATGAATTTGGGTTGCCTGTTCGCTTCAACTGGGCTGCGGAGTATCGGGGAGACGCGACGGTAGTCTATGGTCATACGCCGGTGCCGATGCCAGACTGGCTCAACAAGACAATCAACATTGATACTGGATGCGTGTTTGGCGGTTCACTGACGGCACTTCGTTACCCGGAACTTGATTTGGTCTCTGTGAAGGCGAAGCAAACCTATTGTGAGCCGGTCCGACCGTTTCTGACGGCAGGACAGAAATCGCCGTCCGTGTCGACGCAGCATGAGCATGATGACCTACTGGACCTTTCTGACGTAACCGGCAAGCGAATCATTTCCACGCGATTGCGTCGTAACGTCACCATTCGTGAGGAGAACGGCACGGCGGCGTTAGAGGTTATGAGTCGATTTGCTGCGAATCCGAAGTGGCTCGTCTACCTCCCTCCGACGATGTCGCCGTCAGAGACGAGTTCTAAGGACGGCTATTTAGAGCATCCGGAAGAAGCCTTCAGCTACTTTCGCAATCAAGGAGTGCCGAAGGTTGTGTGCGAGGAAAAGCACATGGGCTCACGTGCAGTGGTTGTTGTCTGCCGTGATGAGGACGCTGCGGCCAAGCGATTCGGTGTTGAGGGTGAAACTGGCGTAATCACGACCCGAACAGGTCGCCGTTTCTTCAACGATACTGACGTGGAGACGGCGATACTCGGTCGTATTCGAGATGCGTTGACCGCCGCGAAGTCTTGGGAAGAGTTCAGCACTGACTGGGTCGTTTTAGACTGCGAGCTGATGCCTTGGTCGGCGAAGGCTCAAGAATTGCTCAAGTCGCAGTATGCGGCCGTTGGCTCAGCCGCCAATGCGGCTCTGCCCTCCGTGCTCGATGCCTTGTCGCAAGCGGGTAGCCGACTGAATGGCGAAGAGGCCGAATTGATTAAAGGCCTGACGGAGAATTTCAGTCGCCAAGCTGAGTCGGCCCGGCGATTTGTCAATGCCTATCGCAACTATTGTTGGGTGGTAAAGTCCGTTGACGATTTCAAACTCGCTCCGTTCCATATTCTGGCGACCGAAAATCATGTCCATGTTCAGCGGAATCACGAGTGGCATATGCAAACGCTCGCAGCAATCTGCTCGCATGATTCGCAATTGCTGCTCGCGACGCCATTTCGAATTGTCGACGTGACGAACTTGGACGAAGTTAGCGACGCGATTCGATGGTGGACCGAGTTGACTGGCAAGGGCGGGGAAGGAATGGTCGTTAAGCCGCTCGACTTCATTGCCAAAGGCAAAAAGGGCCTGCTGCAACCGGCGGTAAAATGCCGAGGCCGTGAGTACCTTCGCATCATTTACGGTCCGGACTACACAAGCGGCGCCAATCTCGCCCGATTACGGAATCGTGGGTTGGGAGCGAAGCGTTCGCTTGCACTCAGAGAATTTGCTCTAGGCATTGAGGCCTTGGAGCGATTCGTCCGTCGCGAGCCGCTTCGCCGTGTCCACGAGTGCGTCTTCGGCGTGCTCGCACTTGAAAGCGAACCTGTCGACCCGCGTCTTTAAGGCAAATGGCAAGGGAGGCCGACGGTGCATAGGGGCCTCAAGAAACCGTGTTCTAGCCACTCATATGCTTGTCATGCTATTCCTTTACTTCATTTTCGCTCCATCCGGCACTCTCGGAGCAAAGCCGGGGCTGCGGGACAGTTGGCCACTGCTGGAAATAGCATGCCGAGTTTGGTAAGGTTAGTCAACCCTCAGCAAAGGGGCGCGTAGCGGCAAAGGAGCTTCAATGCCGAAATTAGACGGATACCTGCGGATTCGAGAAGCCGCTGCGTATCTTGGCGTGTCGCCGAATACTCTGCGGAACTGGGGACGCGGTGGCAAGATTTGCGAGCGGCGGCACCCAGTCAACGGCTACCGACTTTACTCGCGGAAGGAATTGGACGCTCTGCTTGTAGAGGCGGAACGGCCCACAAGCGAACGGACCCGACGAAAACCTAGATGAACCGGAAAGCGGCCATCCGTGCCCAATCCATCCCACGAATCCGAATGGCTTACCCGCAAAAAGCGGATTGACCCGAAGCTCAAGGCTCTCGGCTGGACTGTCGTTCCGTTCGATGAAAATGCGGACTTGGCCGACTACTCCCGACACGCAATCGAGGAGTTTCCCACGGCCAACGGCCCGGCCGACTACGGTCTAGTCGTCGATGGTCGGCTGCTCGGCGTGGTTGAAGCAAAGAAATTATCGCTCGGACCGCAAGGGGTGCTGCTTCAGGCAGAGCGATACTCGAAGGGAGTCGCGACGAGTCCCTTCAACTATCGCGGCTATCGTGTTCCGTTTCTGTTCTCAACCAATGGCGAGGTCATCTGGTTCCACGACGTGCGACACGAATTGGATTTGTCGCGAAAGGTCGCTGATTTCTTCACGCCCAATGCTCTCGCCGAGAAGTTTCACGGCGATGTCGAATCGAGCCTGGGACGACTTGGACAACTGAGCAACAGCCATCCGCGACTGCGACCCTATCAGAAGGAAGCGAATGCGGCGGTCGAGGACGCCATCGCTCGCCGCAAGCGGCAAATGCTCGTCGCGATGGCGACGGGAACGGGCAAGACCTTTACCACCGTCAATCAAATCTATCGGCTGATGAAGTCAGGCGTCGCCCGGCGAGTCCTGTTCCTCGTTGACCGTCGAGCATTGGCTGCTCAAGCCGTCCGGGCCTTCGCGGCATTCGAGCCGGAGCCTGGTTTGAAGTTCGACCACATTTACGAAGTCTACAGCCAGCGTTTTCAGTCGGGCGACTTCGATGACGATGAACCCTTCGACCCCAAGGTGCTGCCGAAAGCCTACCTGGAGAATCCCACCGGGGGACACGCCTTCGTCTACGTCTGCTCGATTCAGCGGATGACCATCAATCTATTTGGTCGGCAGGCCGTCTTTGAATCTTCCTCGGATGAAGACATTGACGAAGACGCGGAGCAACTTTCGATTCCCATCCATGCCTTCGACTTCATCGTCGCTGACGAGTGCCATCGCGGCTATTCGACGGGCGAAGTCTCCGTCTGGCGGGACACGCTCAATCACTTCGACGCGATTCGCGTCGGTTTGACAGCGACACCGGCCGCCCATACGAAGGCGTACTTCAAGGATGTCGTCTATCGCTACGAATACGAACGGGCCGTCCGCGAAGGATACCTGGTCGATTATGACGCGGTAAAGGTTCATTCCGACGTGAGAATGAACGGCGTCTTCCTCAACGAAGGGGAAGAAGTCGAAATGGTGGACCCGGACAGCGGAGCCGAAACGCGGGACAGCCTGGAAGACGAACGGCAGTTTGATTCGAGCGAAGTCGAACGGAAGGTCACTTCGCCCGATTCCAATCGCAAGGTCATCCTCGAACTCAAGAAGTACGCCGACGAGCACGAGCAGCGGACTGGACGATTTCCCAAGACGCTGATATTCGCGGCGAATGACCTGCCGCACACGTCGCACGCGGACCAACTCGTCGAAATCTGCCGTGAGGTCTTTGGTCGCGGCGAATCGTTCGTCCGCAAGATTACCGGCCGTGTGGACCGCCCATTGCAGCAGATTCGCGAATTCCGCAATCGCAAGCAGCCGGGCGTTGTCGTGACGGTGGACTTGCTCACGACGGGCGTCGATATTCCCGACCTGGAATTCATCGTCTTTCTGCGGACGGTGAAGTCCCGCATCCTTTTCGAGCAAATGCTCGGTCGCGGTACCCGCAAAGGCGAGCATCATCCGGACAAATCGCATTTCGTCGTCTTCGATTGCTTCGACGGGACGCTACTCGAATACTTCCGCAAGTCGACGGGCATCACGGCCGAGCCTCCCGACAAGCCGCTTCGGACGATTCAAGAAATCATCGACGACATTTGGAGCAATCGCGACCGCGACTACAACGTTCGTTGCCTGGTCAAGCGTCTGCAACGTATTGAAAAGGAAATGGATGCCTCGGCTCGCCAGGACTTTGCGTCCTTCGGCGTCGCAAATGGCGACTTGGGCAGTTACGCCCGGTCGCTACCACGTAAACTCGAAGACGACTTCGTCGAGACGATGAAGCTCCTGCGGAACGAACTATTCCAAGATTTGCTGGTCAACTACACGCGAAAGAAGCGGGTCTTTGTGCGGGCTATCGAACATGAAGACTCGGTGACCAGCGAATATCTGATTCGCGACGGCAAAGGAGACGAATACAAGCCCGAAGATTATCTGGTCGCCTTCAGCCGCTTCATCGACGAGAACAGCGACAAGGTCACTGCAATTGAAATCCTGCTCGACCGCCCGCGTGATTGGAGCACGTCAGCCCTATCCGAGCTCAAGGACAAGCTGGCCACGGCTCCCGAGCGATTCACCATTGAGAATCTCCAACGTGCCCATGAATTGCACTATCACAAGGCACTGGTCGAAATCATTTCGATGGTCAAGCACGCGGCGGACGACTCTCAGCCGCTCCTGACGGCCGAGGAACGCATTCGACGGGCCTTCACAAAGTTGACGGCGAAGAAGTCATTCACCGTTGAACAACAAAAGTGGCTCGACCGGATTCGCGACCATCTGGTCGCGAATCTATCGATTGACCAAGACGATTTCACACTGATGCCGGTATTCGAGCAAGCGGGCGGCTGGCTTCAAGCCAATCGCGTATTCGACGGCAGGCTCGAAGAGCTACTCATCGAACTCAATGAAGCCATCGCGGCTTGACGCCTCCCGATTGAAAGGATTTCAACTTGTCCGACGTTGTTCAAAAGCTCTGGGGCTTCTGCCATACGCTCCGCCATGATGGCATCGACTACGGTGACTACATCGAGCAAATCACCTATTTGCTCTTCCTCAAGATGTCGGATGAACGCGGCATCGACCTCACCAAAATCAAGATGCGGGCCGTCGATGACCCGCAGAAAATCACGACGCTCAATTGCTCCTGGCCCGCTCTTACGGCGAAAGCCGGGACCGACTTGACCGACTATTATGCGAACGTGCTGCGTGCGTTGGGACAGCAAGAAGGACTGCTCGGCGACATTTTTTCGGGTGCTCAGTCCCGCTTCAACAAGCCGACAAGCCTCAAGCAACTGCTCACGACGATTGACGAAACCGAGTGAACAACGCGGGCTTCATCGAGCACAAGGTTGTTGCCCACTCCCAAGTCGCTGAGCAAGTCGCCTCCGACGGCGTCGAAGCGAATCTCGTACTCGCCTTGTGCCAGCGGTTGGCCGTCAAAGGTATCGACGACCGCCTTGATGGCGTCGAGTTGGTAGTCCTGGTTGCTGTCAAACTGAATCTTCACGCTGCAAAATCCTTACTGAGAGTCGGCGAACTGCGACGAGCCAATTTCTGTCCTTATGGTGGGATAGGGCGAGCACCGGCCAGGAAAGGGGGCTAAAATGGCTTCCTCCGGCTCGATTCTCCTCGATTGATTCCCCGTCTTGTCCGATGTATGCTTCTACTAGAGTTGGGAACGAAATTCGGCTCCATGCCGTGTGGCTCGCTTGCGAGCCCTCATATTCCCGGCTCTATTTTTTTAGGTTGGCGGGTTTTTTAGGCTCTCCTTCTTGAGCGGGTTCTTCTTGGTGTAGTACACGCCGTACTCGTTCACTCGCGTATCGTCCACGTCGTGGACAAGACTGGCTTTCGCGGCGACGAATTCCCAATAACGCTCTTCGCCTCGCTCGTACAAACGCTGCAAGGCCCACAGCATGTAGTCCACGGCTTGCAGACCTCCGGCGTCGGCTGGTTTGGCCGCCATAATTTCAATTGGCGATGTCGCCTCGATGCCCCATGAGGCCCGCAGGTTGTTGCGAGCCTGTTCGATGGCCGTCTGCAACGCCTCAGTGCGGGCACGATTACCGCGACGCGAGAACTGAATCACGTAGCTCTCTTCCTTGTGGAGTCGCTCCTTGAACAAGCGACTGACGCAGCGGTCATAAAGCTGGTTGGGATGATAGCGGTAGGCCGGATGCTTCTTGTTGTGCTCTTGCACCTTCGTCGCAATGGTCGCTTTCTCATTCTCATCTTCAAAATAGGAGTCGTGAGCAAGCGTGACGCTCAGGAAGCCCGAAAACTGTTCGATGCCCTCTTGCAAGTCGCCTTCTGGGACAAGGTCAAACAAGTTTCGATACTCGATGATTTGCCGACTTGTGAAGGTCGTGCCCCCAAGCTGAAAGGAGACACGGGGTTCCTCCAAACCCAACGGCGGGGCGTTGGGAAGCAGTTCGGGTTTACGGTGTCCGCAGATTCTAAGGACATCTTCCATCTGCTTTGGCGTCGCCCGCCCGTAGTTGAAGCGATACCACTTTCTTTTGAATGGGAATCTCTCTTCAGCAGCTCTGTCATAGACGAGAATTAGCCAGGTCAACAACGGTCGTTGCTGCGTTCCATCGGTGGCTGGTTTCTGTGTGGCGTCCATCGTTCAGCGAAGCTCCCATCGCATGGTGAAAAGCGGGAGAAGGTTCTCGCTCATCCGCAACTGACCTTCAATCTTGGCAATCAGGGCCTCGCGCTCACGGTCGATAGCGTCTTGGGCGTCGTATAGTTCGCGTCGCTTCTTGTTGCGTTCGGATTCGGCGTTCTTGAGTCGCTTCTGTGCTGCGAGCTTCTCGGTCAATGCGGTGGCGGTCTGGCTCTCGCGGCGAATTTCTTTTACCTGCTGGTCAAGGTCTTTGATTTCTCGCTCCAACCCAAGCTTTAGGTCGTCCGACCATCGCTCCAGCTTGGCGACTTCGTCGTCAAAGAAGAGACCATTGCGGTCATCAACCTGTTTGACGCAACGGCTTGCCTCAGCTTTGCGTGCCTCATCGAGAATCTGCCCGGCGACCTTGGGCTGCGACTGGCTCGTTATGGTCGCGGGAAGATTGAGCAGCTTGAAACACAAGTCGCTGTCGAGTCGGTTGCCGTCGTCCGTCGTGGCGGCGAAAACTAGGAATTCTTCGCACTCGAAGGACTGGACGGTGAGCCTCGACAATTCGAGCCAGCCGGTTGAGCCTTTGAATTTCTCCAAGGCGGCAATCTTGCTGCCGTGGGCGGCGTAGTCGAATGCGACTTCTGCGATGCCAAGCTCTCGCTGCTTGGCTCGCTCGATGAGCAGTACGGCCAGCGGATGGTCGGCCCGATAGAAGGCGTCGCCGTCCTTTTCGGCCTGCTTCCAATCCAGGTTGTAGTTTCCTTTGCGAGACTCGTCGCCTGTGTAGAAAAAGCGAGGCTGCTTCGGATTGAACGTCGCTTGGTCGCCTAGCTCGTGCTGTGTCAGTGACAGAAGCCAGCGTTCGCGGTCGGAGAGACTGGAAAATGCCTGTTTGCGATGGACCTTCAGGCGAGCGTGAACGTCCTCGTCGAAATTGTCGAGCAATGCTTCCCGCGTTTGGGCCATGCGAGACTGGACCTGCTCTTCAAGCTCGGCCTGCAAGCTGTCGAAAGCCGTCTGAATCTCTTCCGTGGAGC
This window encodes:
- a CDS encoding polynucleotide kinase-phosphatase, with the protein product MATFSIPNLSLVALIGPSGAGKSTFARKHFLATEVLSSDYCRGLVSDDENSQAATTDAFEVLHYIAAKRLATGRLTVVDATNVQQEARQPLVTLARKYHVLPVAIVFNLPEDVCQERNRDRPDRDFGPHVIRQQRSQLRRSMKALKREGFRHVFVLESPDEVDATSIERTPLWNDKRHEHGPFDFIGDVHGCCEELEELLVALGYEGGRLDNSGLGWSSLTYAHPEGRKAVFVGDLVDRGPRIVDSLSLVRNMVATGAALCVPGNHDMKLLRKLRGKDVQISHGLANSLAEIEAIDEAVRGVFVKELSAFLDGLVSHYVLDSGRIVVAHAGMKESMQGRGSGIVRNFALYGETTGETDEFGLPVRFNWAAEYRGDATVVYGHTPVPMPDWLNKTINIDTGCVFGGSLTALRYPELDLVSVKAKQTYCEPVRPFLTAGQKSPSVSTQHEHDDLLDLSDVTGKRIISTRLRRNVTIREENGTAALEVMSRFAANPKWLVYLPPTMSPSETSSKDGYLEHPEEAFSYFRNQGVPKVVCEEKHMGSRAVVVVCRDEDAAAKRFGVEGETGVITTRTGRRFFNDTDVETAILGRIRDALTAAKSWEEFSTDWVVLDCELMPWSAKAQELLKSQYAAVGSAANAALPSVLDALSQAGSRLNGEEAELIKGLTENFSRQAESARRFVNAYRNYCWVVKSVDDFKLAPFHILATENHVHVQRNHEWHMQTLAAICSHDSQLLLATPFRIVDVTNLDEVSDAIRWWTELTGKGGEGMVVKPLDFIAKGKKGLLQPAVKCRGREYLRIIYGPDYTSGANLARLRNRGLGAKRSLALREFALGIEALERFVRREPLRRVHECVFGVLALESEPVDPRL
- a CDS encoding helix-turn-helix domain-containing protein — protein: MPKLDGYLRIREAAAYLGVSPNTLRNWGRGGKICERRHPVNGYRLYSRKELDALLVEAERPTSERTRRKPR
- a CDS encoding DEAD/DEAH box helicase family protein yields the protein MPNPSHESEWLTRKKRIDPKLKALGWTVVPFDENADLADYSRHAIEEFPTANGPADYGLVVDGRLLGVVEAKKLSLGPQGVLLQAERYSKGVATSPFNYRGYRVPFLFSTNGEVIWFHDVRHELDLSRKVADFFTPNALAEKFHGDVESSLGRLGQLSNSHPRLRPYQKEANAAVEDAIARRKRQMLVAMATGTGKTFTTVNQIYRLMKSGVARRVLFLVDRRALAAQAVRAFAAFEPEPGLKFDHIYEVYSQRFQSGDFDDDEPFDPKVLPKAYLENPTGGHAFVYVCSIQRMTINLFGRQAVFESSSDEDIDEDAEQLSIPIHAFDFIVADECHRGYSTGEVSVWRDTLNHFDAIRVGLTATPAAHTKAYFKDVVYRYEYERAVREGYLVDYDAVKVHSDVRMNGVFLNEGEEVEMVDPDSGAETRDSLEDERQFDSSEVERKVTSPDSNRKVILELKKYADEHEQRTGRFPKTLIFAANDLPHTSHADQLVEICREVFGRGESFVRKITGRVDRPLQQIREFRNRKQPGVVVTVDLLTTGVDIPDLEFIVFLRTVKSRILFEQMLGRGTRKGEHHPDKSHFVVFDCFDGTLLEYFRKSTGITAEPPDKPLRTIQEIIDDIWSNRDRDYNVRCLVKRLQRIEKEMDASARQDFASFGVANGDLGSYARSLPRKLEDDFVETMKLLRNELFQDLLVNYTRKKRVFVRAIEHEDSVTSEYLIRDGKGDEYKPEDYLVAFSRFIDENSDKVTAIEILLDRPRDWSTSALSELKDKLATAPERFTIENLQRAHELHYHKALVEIISMVKHAADDSQPLLTAEERIRRAFTKLTAKKSFTVEQQKWLDRIRDHLVANLSIDQDDFTLMPVFEQAGGWLQANRVFDGRLEELLIELNEAIAA
- a CDS encoding type I restriction-modification system subunit M N-terminal domain-containing protein, with amino-acid sequence MSDVVQKLWGFCHTLRHDGIDYGDYIEQITYLLFLKMSDERGIDLTKIKMRAVDDPQKITTLNCSWPALTAKAGTDLTDYYANVLRALGQQEGLLGDIFSGAQSRFNKPTSLKQLLTTIDETE